Proteins encoded by one window of Panicum virgatum strain AP13 chromosome 7N, P.virgatum_v5, whole genome shotgun sequence:
- the LOC120682315 gene encoding uncharacterized protein LOC120682315 isoform X1 yields the protein MNWIGRKIHLYNVTIGLYMLDWWERYLFNILMVCLFWYILRYLLGFFQSNLKTLFQDGNYLGRGST from the exons ATGAACTGGATCGGGCGCAAGATCCACCTATACAATGTCACCATCGGCCTCTACATGCTCGATTGGTGGGAGCGCTACCTCTTCA ATATTTTGATGGTTTGCCTCTTTTGGTACATTCTCCGGTATCTCCTTGGGTTCTTCCAAAG TAATCTGAAGACGCTTTTCCAAGATGGAAACTATCTTGGGCGAGGCAGTACATAG
- the LOC120682315 gene encoding uncharacterized protein LOC120682315 isoform X2 — MNWIGRKIHLYNVTIGLYMLDWWERYLFNILMVCLFWYILRYLLGFFQSFLCLAVI, encoded by the exons ATGAACTGGATCGGGCGCAAGATCCACCTATACAATGTCACCATCGGCCTCTACATGCTCGATTGGTGGGAGCGCTACCTCTTCA ATATTTTGATGGTTTGCCTCTTTTGGTACATTCTCCGGTATCTCCTTGGGTTCTTCCAAAG CTTTCTATGCCTTGCAGTAATCTGA
- the LOC120682314 gene encoding small nuclear ribonucleoprotein Sm D2-like isoform X1, giving the protein MAEENQAGKKEEEFSTGPLSVLMMSVKNNTQVLINCRNNKKLLGRVRAFDRHCNMVLENVREMWTEVPKTGKGKKKALPVNKDRFISKMFLRGDSVIIVLRNPK; this is encoded by the exons ATGGCGGAAGAGAAT CAGGCTGGAAAGAAAGAGGAGGAATTTAGCACTGGTCCTCTGTCTGTCCTAATGATGAGTGTTAAGAACAACACCCAG GTGCTCATCAACTGCCGCAACAACAAGAAGCTGCTTGGTCGTGTTCGTGCTTTTGATCGCCACTGTAACATGGTGCTTGAGAACGTGCGGGAAATGTGGACAGAG GTACCCAAGACTGGCAAGGGCAAGAAGAAGGCTCTGCCTGTGAACAAGGACAGGTTCATCAGCAAGATGTTCCTCAGGGGTGACTCAGTCATCATCGTGCTGAGAAACCCGAAGTGA
- the LOC120682314 gene encoding probable small nuclear ribonucleoprotein Sm D2 isoform X2, whose protein sequence is MAEENAGKKEEEFSTGPLSVLMMSVKNNTQVLINCRNNKKLLGRVRAFDRHCNMVLENVREMWTEVPKTGKGKKKALPVNKDRFISKMFLRGDSVIIVLRNPK, encoded by the exons ATGGCGGAAGAGAAT GCTGGAAAGAAAGAGGAGGAATTTAGCACTGGTCCTCTGTCTGTCCTAATGATGAGTGTTAAGAACAACACCCAG GTGCTCATCAACTGCCGCAACAACAAGAAGCTGCTTGGTCGTGTTCGTGCTTTTGATCGCCACTGTAACATGGTGCTTGAGAACGTGCGGGAAATGTGGACAGAG GTACCCAAGACTGGCAAGGGCAAGAAGAAGGCTCTGCCTGTGAACAAGGACAGGTTCATCAGCAAGATGTTCCTCAGGGGTGACTCAGTCATCATCGTGCTGAGAAACCCGAAGTGA